One genomic window of Amphiura filiformis chromosome 3, Afil_fr2py, whole genome shotgun sequence includes the following:
- the LOC140147217 gene encoding uncharacterized protein — MYSLDGKDWNAVVDSNFTIEIFEGSWNRITPAIHLFHEEVIAKYIRIQPLTWFGDITLRLELLGCPGEKLPCVDPLGIEAGNITDSQITASSKLNNDTSAKSARLNHKPDVESSESQGAWVAEFDDLNQWIQAGLLRQIPITGVIVQGNPSTDKWVSRFQVQHSLNIVDWFFVEDSDGNEKVFPGSVDRDTPIVNTFQEPITAQYIRVVPIEWHGNISMRFELLGCQTPTLPCIDPFGMESGLIIDDQITTSTASSDTSSAIYARYNQLPEVNGTSGAWIAGVSDSNQWLQINLFRQMMVTGVNMQGNPSADWWVKRYKVEISLDHTIWEYVHDEYSEIEVFEGSYDRDVNITHLFYEPVKAHYVRIRPVEWHGQISMRVELLGCPGILIPCQDKLGVEDGNITDDQLQASSDLSNGTGLLQWRLNQEAVTDIPGAWVALTSDTQPWLQINLYRHTHIAGVIVQGRADADQWVTSYKVQTSLDGTTLVYVNDKDGVQELFEGSWDQSTPVTHLFHEAVLAQYVRILPQSWHGNVSMRCELLGCQIPVLPCYDALGMENGNISDTDISSSTTNGGYLPELARLHTASAWRSYYNNAQQWIQVQFLRQLPITGIITQGEKGANVWVTRFKVQYSLDYQTWNFVLDETGEEELFEANWDDSSPATNYFFSPVFVHYIRIKPTLWITTIALRFELLGCLHEPLPCQDLLGMEDGIITDQQFFASANLSDYGVSFARLNGPKAWAGQYNNLTQWFQVNFRTPVLVTGIIMQGRQDADAWVSRYRVMTSLDDVIWENVTDEDGLMEVCQLGLSPIMCIYNVYMCIYGKHFRSGIY; from the exons ATGTATAGCCTGGATGGAAAAGATTGGAACGCTGTAGTGGATAGTAACTTTACCATTGAA ATTTTTGAAGGTTCCTGGAATCGAATCACTCCAGCAATACACTTATTTCATGAAGAGGTAATCGCAAAGTACATAAGAATCCAGCCACTTACATGGTTTGGCGACATCACACTACGACTTGAACTGCTTGGTTGCCCAG GTGAAAAACTTCCTTGTGTCGATCCGTTAGGCATAGAAGCAGGTAACATCACCGACAGTCAAATTACTGCATCCTCCAAACTAAACAATGACACTAGCGCGAAAAGTGCTCGCCTTAACCATAAACCAGATGTCGAATCATCTGAATCTCAAGGAGCTTGGGTTGCCGAATTTGACGACCTAAATCAATGGATACAGGCTGGGCTGTTGCGTCAAATTCCAATTACTGGTGTAATTGTACAAGGCAATCCAAGTACTGATAAGTGGGTATCGAGGTTTCAAGTCCAGCATAGCTTAAATATTGTCGACTGGTTCTTTGTGGAAGATAGCGATGGGAACGAGaag GTATTTCCTGGAAGTGTAGATCGTGATACACCTATCGTAAATACATTTCAAGAACCGATTACAGCGCAGTATATTCGAGTTGTACCTATCGAATGGCATGGAAATATTAGTATGCGGTTTGAATTGCTGGGCTGTCAAA CACCTACCTTGCCATGTATAGACCCATTTGGTATGGAATCCGGTCTTATTATCGACGACCAAATAACTACTTCAACCGCATCAAGCGATACTTCGTCAGCAATTTACGCCAGGTATAACCAGCTACCGGAGGTCAATGGTACATCTGGAGCGTGGATTGCCGGTGTTAGTGACTCGAATCAGTGGCTACAGATTAATCTGTTTCGTCAGATGATGGTTACTGGTGTAAATATGCAAGGAAATCCATCAGCAGATTGGTGGGTTAAAAGATACAAAGTTGAAATCAGTCTGGATCATACTATTTGGGAATATGTTCATGATGAATATAGTGAAATAGAG GTGTTTGAAGGTAGCTACGATCGGGATGTAAATATCACCCATCTCTTCTACGAACCAGTAAAGGCACACTATGTTCGTATACGACCTGTAGAGTGGCATGGTCAGATTAGTATGCGAGTGGAACTCCTTGGATGCCCAG GCATATTGATTCCATGTCAAGACAAGCTTGGTGTAGAAGATGGAAACATCACTGATGATCAACTTCAAGCGTCAAGCGATTTAAGCAATGGTACTGGTCTGTTGCAGTGGCGTCTAAACCAGGAGGCCGTAACTGATATACCTGGAGCATGGGTAGCGTTGACCAGTGATACACAGCCCTGGCTTCAAATAAACCTTTACAGGCATACACATATTGCTGGTGTTATTGTACAAGGAAGAGCCGATGCAGATCAATGGGTTACCTCTTACAAGGTTCAGACTAGTTTGGATGGAACCACACTGGTGTATGTGAATGATAAAGACGGTGTTCAAGAG CTATTTGAGGGTAGCTGGGATCAATCAACTCCGGTGACACATTTGTTTCATGAAGCAGTTTTAGCTCAATACGTCCGGATTCTACCTCAAAGCTGGCACGGTAATGTCAGCATGCGTTGTGAACTTCTTGGATGCCAAA TACCAGTACTACCCTGCTATGATGCCTTAGGAATGGAAAACGGCAACATCTCAGACACAGATATTTCCTCTAGTACTACAAATGGCGGTTATCTACCGGAACTGGCTCGTTTACATACCGCCAGCGCGTGGAGATCGTATTACAATAATGCCCAACAGTGGATCCAGGTTCAATTCCTGCGTCAATTGCCAATTACAGGAATCATTACACAAGGTGAAAAGGGTGCTAATGTATGGGTGACCAGATTCAAAGTGCAGTATAGTTTGGATTATCAAACTTGGAATTTTGTTCTTGACGAAACTGGAGAGGAAGAA TTGTTTGAAGCCAACTGGGATGATAGTTCTCCTGCCACAAACTACTTCTTCAGTCCTGTCTTTGTACATTATATAAGAATTAAACCGACATTATGGATTACTACGATTGCTTTACGTTTCGAACTCCTTGGTTGTTTAC ATGAACCGTTACCATGTCAAGACTTATTAGGAATGGAAGATGGTATCATCACTGACCAGCAATTCTTCGCATCGGCCAACTTATCTGACTATGGTGTATCGTTTGCTCGTCTGAATGGTCCTAAGGCATGGGCTGGGCAATATAATAAcctaacacaatggtttcaagtaAACTTTAGGACCCCGGTACTGGTCACTGGTATTATCATGCAAGGACGACAAGATGCGGACGCTTGGGTTTCGAGATACAGAGTTATGACGAGCCTAGATGATGTCATCTGGGAAAATGTAACTGATGAAGATGGACTTATGGAGGTTTGTCAGCTTGGGTTATCTCCTATAATGTGTATATAtaatgtttatatgtgtatatatGGTAAACATTTCAGGTCTGGTATTTACTGA
- the LOC140147677 gene encoding adhesion G-protein coupled receptor D1-like: MMVEAIHLYRLIVIVFGSEKDFTKIYYCIGWGIPTLISAIVLGVGHDKFGVDGRCWLTTKRGFIWAFLVPVLLIITVNSIVLGIVIQKTVKASKVSAENNIDVVKTGVRSAIMLLPMLGIVWILGIVGNWTMIMAYIFDIINSCQGVWLVLVCCYFNSEVRGAMQTQWNKAFGSKISSKESGTYATHTSTRNQTTTTDMAKVD, translated from the exons ATGATGGTAGAAGCTATACATCTCTATCGTTTAATCGTGATTGTCTTTGGGAGTGAAAAGGATTTCACCAAGATTTATTACTGCATTGGATGGG GAATCCCAactttgatatcagcaatagtaCTTGGAGTGGGACACGATAAATTTGGTGTTGATGGAAG ATGTTGGCTGACGACGAAAAGGGGCTTCATCTGGGCGTTCCTTGTGCCAGTTTTACTCATCATCACA GTAAACAGCATTGTACTGGGTATAGTGATACAGAAGACAGTGAAAGCAAGCAAGGTTTCTGCAGAGAATAACATCGATGTGGTCAA GACTGGGGTTCGAAGTGCTATCATGTTGTTACCAATGCTTGGAATAGTGTGGATTTTGGGAATAGTTGGAAACTGGACTATGATTATGGCTTATATCTTTGATATCATCAATAGTTGTCAA GGCGTATGGTTAGTACTAGTTTGCTGTTATTTTAATTCAGAG GTTCGTGGAGCAATGCAAACGCAGTGGAATAAGGCATTCGGATCTAAAATATCAAGCAAG GAAAGTGGGACTTACGCAACGCATACTAGTACACGTAATCAGACAACCACCACGGATATGGCAAAAGTTGATTAG
- the LOC140147218 gene encoding adhesion G-protein coupled receptor D1-like yields MSTVILQHLGATSIVGADTSAGDVNELLRAWEDITSTPLQSDDKLCLDGGNTFGVCVFPSLPGINKLNVALEDGFSLDVTLDFGDGTGFATIGALVALPENVTLKLEQNSDEGETKTLSPIITINLWDQYGNIIAYESDDPLEICLPIDPTQSLEATTPGKTAVPGCYYYTQDGYWSEKGCTLDLSQECGMKCKCTHLTSFAALMRFVEQDKPYSRVVRAITYLGNGCSIFSLILGLISFSLLGWKESLHKERLFIHRQLILLVK; encoded by the exons ATGTCAACCGTAATTCTGCAGCATTTGGGAGCCACA TCCATAGTTGGAGCTGACACTTCTGCAGGTGATGTCAATGAATTGTTAAGAGCATGGGAAGATATCACATCGACCCCTCTGCAGTCGGATGATAAACTGTGTTTAGATGGTGGGAACACATTTG GTGTGTGTGTATTTCCGTCGCTGCCtggaataaacaaattaaatgttGCTCTGGAAGATGGCTTCTCTCTTGACGTCACTCTCGATTTTGGAGATGGGA CTGGGTTCGCTACAATAGGTGCTTTGGTAGCATTACCAGAAAATGTAACACTTAAGTTGGAACAGAATTCAGATGAGGGTGAGACCAAGACATTAAGTCCTATTATTACCATCAATTTGTGGGATCAATATGGGAACATAATAGCTTACGAGTCAGATGATCCGTTGGAGATTTGTCTCCCAATAGAC CCAACTCAGTCACTTGAAGCTACTACTCCTGGAAAAACGGCAGTACCGGGATGTTATTACTACACTCAAGATGG GTACTGGTCGGAAAAGGGTTGTACACTTGACTTATCCCAAGAATGCGGGATGAAATGTAAATGTACACATCTGACAAGTTTTGCTGCTCTTATGCGATTTGTGGAACAA GATAAACCATACTCGCGTGTCGTGAGGGCCATAACGTACCTGGGAAATGGCTGTTCAATATTTTCATTGATATTAGGACTGATTAGTTTCTCTCTTCTTGG ATGGAAAGAATCATTACACAAAGAACGCCTGTTTATCCATCGGCAACTGAT ATTGCTTGTAAAGTAG